From Phenylobacterium montanum, the proteins below share one genomic window:
- a CDS encoding ABC transporter permease, giving the protein MSLALATLIYEWRRYMAAIMALALSGVLIMAFVGLFAGIAGAFTATIDRSRAEIMVMSPQSESLMGDGQGLPARVEPLIYLNPDVVDVKDMEGDGALWKSRPVPGQKQKHEFVQLFTVGTEKGSVTLPTDFTEAQRLALMEPYAVAIDQTSLDRLGVKLGDAASLNGKTVYLRAVLHNYPNMAQATVYVSRQTLRLLGMGSKADRTGPLLVRIKDPAMAIQVRDQLNANAKGLYRAWTREELARANQSALLKDQMVGIIIVFSVFIGIVIGVSITWQTLRGAIFANIKEFASLRALGVSMGSLRVIVMELSFWVGVAGLAAAIGFVSVVAGLANLANLPMTFPLGFMTFVSILLVAIAVISGALSLGVLKQSQPADLLR; this is encoded by the coding sequence GTGTCGCTCGCCCTGGCCACGCTGATCTACGAATGGCGCCGCTACATGGCGGCGATCATGGCGCTGGCCCTGTCGGGCGTCCTGATCATGGCCTTCGTCGGCCTGTTCGCCGGCATAGCCGGGGCCTTCACGGCCACCATCGACCGTTCCCGCGCCGAGATCATGGTGATGTCGCCCCAGTCCGAAAGCCTGATGGGCGACGGCCAGGGCCTGCCGGCCCGGGTCGAGCCGCTGATCTATCTGAATCCCGACGTGGTGGACGTGAAGGACATGGAGGGCGACGGAGCTCTATGGAAGAGCCGCCCCGTGCCCGGCCAAAAGCAGAAGCACGAGTTCGTGCAACTCTTCACCGTCGGCACCGAGAAGGGCTCGGTGACCCTGCCCACCGACTTCACCGAGGCCCAGCGCCTGGCGCTGATGGAGCCATATGCGGTCGCCATCGACCAGACCAGCCTTGACCGGCTAGGGGTCAAGCTCGGCGACGCCGCCAGCCTGAACGGCAAGACCGTCTATCTGCGCGCCGTGTTGCACAACTACCCGAACATGGCCCAGGCCACCGTTTACGTGTCGCGCCAGACCCTTAGGCTGCTCGGCATGGGTTCGAAGGCCGACCGCACCGGCCCGCTGCTGGTCCGGATCAAGGACCCTGCCATGGCCATTCAGGTGCGTGACCAGCTCAATGCGAACGCCAAGGGCCTCTATCGCGCGTGGACCCGCGAGGAACTGGCCAGGGCCAACCAGTCGGCGCTGCTGAAGGACCAGATGGTCGGCATAATCATCGTCTTCTCAGTGTTCATCGGCATCGTCATCGGCGTCAGCATAACCTGGCAGACTCTGCGCGGGGCGATCTTCGCCAATATCAAGGAGTTCGCGTCGCTGCGAGCGCTCGGCGTGTCGATGGGCTCGCTGAGGGTGATCGTGATGGAGCTGAGCTTCTGGGTCGGCGTCGCCGGCCTGGCGGCCGCTATCGGCTTCGTCTCAGTGGTCGCTGGTCTAGCCAATCTGGCCAACCTGCCGATGACTTTCCCACTCGGCTTCATGACCTTCGTCTCGATCCTGCTGGTCGCCATCGCCGTTATCTCCGGCGCCCTCTCGCTCGGCGTGCTCAAGCAGAGCCAACCTGCGGACCTCCTCAGATGA